One genomic region from Quercus robur chromosome 4, dhQueRobu3.1, whole genome shotgun sequence encodes:
- the LOC126720876 gene encoding receptor-like protein kinase FERONIA encodes MKNHSMLTHFFFIFFLFFFLLHHITVATSTPPYTAVDSITLDCGSIRNSKATDKRDWIGDKGSKYGPMEQNNESYSSEAQRQASSVESIPYSTARLSYSQFTYVFPVTPGPKFVRLYFHSAAYSGFTESKDFFTVKAGSYTLLRNFSASIYTDSSDEKSFVKEFCINVEKNKKLNLTFIPFTSDSIRYYAFINGIEVVSMPMDLYYTSSSSIIEGKVPVYVGQAPQFYINDSMALEMVYRLNIGGSSIPPMEDTGMFRQWSKSTKDNLLSNGTNPRDPSLKLKYSKIPKYIAPEAVYQSAATMGPNRTRNSMSNLTWGLPVETGFNYLVRLHFCEIESRINVSGTRVFTIYVDYQLAEETADVISWADSSYTPYYKDYVVMIQNKGEDSHTLAIDLHPRTDATFRDAILNGVEVFKLSDPSGNLARLNMVPPQQPALAANKSKTKKTMFIAIGIGVGFLVVAALVCFLVLCKLKKTERYGSYHPLAKWWCWFWPDPYKREFSRRTASSLPGELCRYFRLDEIKTATNNFNEDLIVGAGGFGNVYKGLIEQGNIVVAIKRMKQESQQGAHEFMTEIEMLSKLRHVHLVSLIGYCNDEGEMILVYEYMTNGTLRHYLYDTPNDPLTWKQRLQICIGAARGLHYLHTCTKHPIIHRDVKTTNILLDEKWVSKVSDFGLSKMGLDNTAVSTLVKGTWGYLDPDYARHQQLTEKSDVYSFGVVMFEVLCARKALNQRLQQEERNLASWARKCIERGTISEIIDPYLMNKIAPECFKVYVELAESCVSDHGIERPTMNDVMEKLEFALELHDYAEATKDTDSKVVSFHVATANGAPWYNNVYHGQVLESSSGTELSTVNTGLSYPGLDSITTSITSQDDSSAYA; translated from the exons ATGAAGAACCACTCAATGTTGACacatttcttcttcatcttcttcctcttttttttcctccttcacCATATCACAGTTGCTACTTCCACACCCCCTTACACAGCTGTTGATAGTATTACCCTCGACTGTGGCTCTATCCGCAACTCAAAGGCTACCGATAAGCGTGACTGGATCGGAGACAAAGGTTCCAAGTACGGTCCCATGGAACAAAACAACGAATCTTATTCCTCTGAAGCCCAACGCCAAGCATCATCCGTTGAGTCTATCCCCTACAGTACAGCTCGGTTGTCTTATTCCCAATTCACATATGTGTTTCCGGTCACACCTGGCCCGAAATTCGTTCGGTTGTACTTTCACTCAGCTGCATACTCAGGTTTCACTGAGTCTAAAGACTTTTTTACTGTCAAAGCGGGTTCGTACACCTTACTTAGAAACTTCAGCGCTTCCATTTATACTGATTCTTCAGACGAAAAGTCTTTTGTTAAAGAGTTCTGCATcaatgttgaaaaaaataaaaaattgaacttaacCTTCATTCCTTTTACAAGTGATTCTATTAGGTACTATGCTTTCATTAATGGTATTGAGGTTGTCTCCATGCCTATGGACCTGTACTATACCTCAAGTAGTTCTATTATAGAAGGTAAAGTTCCTGTTTATGTTGGCCAGGCTCCTCAGTTCTACATAAACGACAGCATGGCACTCGAGATGGTTTATCGATTAAACATTGGCGGGAGCTCCATACCCCCAATGGAAGACACTGGAATGTTTAGACAATGGTCCAAGAGCACAAAGGATAATTTGTTGAGCAACGGTACAAATCCTCGTGATCCATCTTTGAAACTCAAATActcaaaaataccaaaatacatTGCACCTGAAGCTGTCTATCAGTCTGCAGCTACAATGGGTCCCAACAGGACTAGGAACTCAATGTCTAATTTGACATGGGGATTACCTGTCGAGACGGGATTTAATTATCTGGTGAGGCTCCATTTCTGCGAAATAGAATCTAGGATAAACGTCTCTGGCACAAGGGTATTCACCATCTATGTAGATTATCAGCTAGCAGAAGAAACGGCAGATGTAATATCGTGGGCTGACAGTAGCTATACGCCATACTACAAGGACTACGTAGTAATGATCCAAAACAAGGGCGAGGACAGTCATACTCTGGCCATTGATTTACACCCTAGAACAGATGCAACTTTCCGCGATGCCATTTTAAACGGTGTGGAAGTGTTCAAATTGAGCGACCCATCTGGCAATCTTGCTAGACTAAATATGGTCCCTCCACAACAACCTGCTCTGGCAGCCAACAAGTCTAAGACAAAGAAAACAATGTTCATTGCTATTGGAATTGGTGTTGGCTTTTTAGTCGTGGCCGCTCTAGTGTGTTTCTTGGTTCTCTGTAAATTGAAGAAGACTGAGCGTTATGGTTCTTACCATCCACTAGCAAAGTGGTGGTGTTGGTTTTGGCCAGATCCTTACAAAAGAGAGTTCTCAAGGAGAACAGCTTCATCACTGCCTGGAGAACTATGCCGCTACTTCAGACTAGATGAAATCAAAACAGCAACCAACAACTTCAATGAAGATCTAATTGTCGGTGCAGGTGGCTTTGGCAATGTTTACAAGGGTCTGATTGAGCAAG GTAATATAGTGGTGGCAATCAAGCGCATGAAACAAGAGTCTCAACAAGGCGCTCATGAGTTTATGACAGAAATTGAGATGCTTTCTAAACTTCGTCATGTGCACCTTGTATCTCTCATTGGATACTGCAATGATGAGGGTGAGATGATACTTGTTTACGAGTACATGACAAATGGTACCCTCCGCCACTACCTTTATGACACCCCTAATGATCCCCTCACCTGGAAACAAAGGCTCCAGATATGCATAGGAGCAGCACGTGGTTTGCACTACCTACACACATGTACAAAGCACCCTATTATCCACCGTGATGTGAAGACAACAAATATTCTATTGGATGAGAAATGGGTATCCAAGGTTTCAGATTTTGGATTGTCCAAAATGGGTTTGGATAACACTGCCGTTAGTACCCTAGTAAAGGGGACATGGGGGTATTTGGATCCAGATTATGCAAGGCACCAACAATTAACTGAGAAATCAGATGTGTACTCATTTGGTGTAGTGATGTTTGAAGTGTTGTGTGCTCGGAAAGCATTGAACCAAAGACTCCAACAAGAGGAACGAAATTTGGCAAGCTGGGCTCGAAAATGTATTGAGAGAGGGACCATTAGTGAAATCATTGATCCATATCTAATGAACAAGATAGCGCCAGAGTGTTTCAAGGTATATGTGGAACTTGCAGAGAGTTGTGTAAGTGATCATGGAATCGAACGGCCCACAATGAATGATGTGATGGAAAAGTTGGAGTTTGCATTAGAGCTCCACGATTATGCAGAAGCAACCAAGGATACCGATTCAAAAGTGGTATCATTTCATGTTGCTACTGCCAATGGAGCTCCTTGGTACAACAATGTTTACCATGGACAGGTGTTGGAGTCAAGTAGTGGAACTGAGTTAAGTACCGTTAATACTGGATTAAGTTACCCTGGTCTTGATTCTATTACTACTAGTATCACAAGTCAAGATGACTCCTCGGCTTATGCGTGA